The DNA sequence TGCCTGTTGGAAATTTTTCAACATTTTACTTTACCGCCGCTTTATTTTAAATAATTGTATAATATAAAAAATATTTACGCCTATGTAAAGAGTGATTTTCATTAACGTCATTTTTTAACGGAAATTTTCAGATGCCGGAGAAAAAATCCTCAATTCTGTCATTTCGATTCTGCCGCAGGCAGAAGAGAAATCTTCTGTTTTATCATATTTTAAGATTTCTCAGTCGCTGTTGCTCCTTCGAAATGACATTTTGCTAAATTTGTCATGCCCGTGAAAACGGGCATCCAGAGGTGGGTGGGGTGATTGCAGGGAATCCCACCTCCTCTCCTGGATTCCCGATAGTCCCGATTCTGATTATCATAGTTTTTTATTAAAGGAAATCGGGACGGGAAAGTTTATTAAGAAAAAAGTCAAGAGAAAATACTATCCCATTAACAAAAATTATCATTTTTGTTTTCTGCTTTTGGGGTCACTTTATTAAAGATATGGTGTAGTATTTTTTATTACGTGTTTTAATACTATTTTCTTGTATTGTAACCCTAATGCACGATATATAACTGATTTTTGATTCAGTACTCTTGTACCATTTCTGACAAGAGAGATATAACTCATTACCAATTTACGGATCCAGTAATCATGCTCCAAACTGTGAAATACTTTTCTAAGAAGGTTTGAACGCAGGAGTAGACATAATTTATTGGCGTCGATCCTGTCTGTCTTGGACCCTTCGCTCAGTAAAGCATTACGATATGGATCGCATATTAATATGCGTCTGAATTCCCCACGTAATTTAACAAATAACCAATGTGTGGAAGTGGCCTCCTCTATTGTTAGTATCTTTTTCTCTTGAAACCGTTCAAAGTATTTAAATAAATTTTTTATATTCGATACGTTAGGTCTCCTGCTATTTGAACGCATATGGGCTATTGCTACTGTTTCCTGAGAGCAGTCAATTGCAAAATAATGATCGTAAACTGTTTCCGGTAAAAATTCTTGTTCCTTTAATGAAATTTTTGTATTTTTTTTTGATATTTGCATTAGGGGCTACTTTCTGTGTTTTTTTAAATTTACACTACAAGTTAACAATTTTTTAACTTGTAGGGAAAAAGTGAGCCCCTTTTTTCTTGATTTACCTACACCTCCCGAAGCACCACAGGTGTCGGAGATTTTCAGATGCCGGATAAAAAAGTTTTATATTAACTTTTAGAAAAACGAGAATAAAAAGATGAGTGTAAGAATTTTTATTTCAGGATCAATATCTATAAAAAGGTTGCCAAATTATGGTTTCAGATTTATAGATCAAATTATTTCAAATAATTTTGAAATATTGGTTGATAATGCATGTGATACTATCAACAATTTCACGGATAAAAATTAATATTTCCAAAACTGTGGAGGTATGTAATGTTAGAAAAACTATTCCATCTGAAAGAAAAGGGGGTAAGTGTTAAGATTGAAGTTTTTGGCGGGCTTACAACGTTTCTCACAATGGCCTATATTATTTTTGTAAATCCTGCAGTTCTCTCAACTGATTTTGCAGGTAATGCCACTGGCCTGTCATTTGATGCTGCTCTTGTGGGAACATGCCTTGCTGCTGCGGTAGCAACATTTATCATGGGAGTTTATGCAAATTTCCCCATTGCCCAGGCTCCGGGAATGGGAGAAAACTTCTTTTTTGTAACAGTTGTAATGGCACTCGGTGCAAGAGGTATAACAAATTCGTGGCAGGTTGCTCTCGGTATTGTATTTATTTCCGGAATTATTTTTCTGCTTCTGTCCCTTCTTAAATTCCGTAAAGCAATTATTGATGCAATAAGCCCCAGCATGAAAAACGGAATTGCAGTCGGCATAGGATTTTTTATTGCTTTTATAGGTTTGCGCAACGGAGGGATCATTGTAAAATCTCCGGGCACTGCAGTTGCATTTAATTCACATATTCTTCAGGCAAATGTTTTAATCTTTCTTTTTGGACTTCTTTTAACTGCAGTTCTGCATACAAGAAGGGTAAAAGGCGCTATATTGTGGGGTATCGTGGCAACAACAGTTATTGCTCTTGCTGTTGGTAAAGTGCATTTCGAAGGAGTGTTCGGGCTTCCCCATGATCAGGCATTTTTCAAAATGGATATTGTCGGAGCTCTTAAGTTCAGCCTTGTGCCGTTTATAGTAATTTTTCTTTTTATGGATATGTTTGATACTGTAGGAACAATTGTCGGAGTATCGGAACAGGCAGGGCTTA is a window from the bacterium genome containing:
- a CDS encoding NCS2 family permease yields the protein MLEKLFHLKEKGVSVKIEVFGGLTTFLTMAYIIFVNPAVLSTDFAGNATGLSFDAALVGTCLAAAVATFIMGVYANFPIAQAPGMGENFFFVTVVMALGARGITNSWQVALGIVFISGIIFLLLSLLKFRKAIIDAISPSMKNGIAVGIGFFIAFIGLRNGGIIVKSPGTAVAFNSHILQANVLIFLFGLLLTAVLHTRRVKGAILWGIVATTVIALAVGKVHFEGVFGLPHDQAFFKMDIVGALKFSLVPFIVIFLFMDMFDTVGTIVGVSEQAGLIKDNTLPGGNRALISDAVGTVIGSCSGTSTVTSFIESAVGVEYGARTGLSSVVVAILFLLALFINPIIGMIGRYSPITAPALVIVGSLMMRNVRKIEWDDFSEAIPAFLIMIGIPMSYSIADGMAMGFIAYPVIKIFSGKAREVHWLICAVAVLFILRYVLFTV